One region of Erwinia tracheiphila genomic DNA includes:
- a CDS encoding DUF1367 family protein — protein MAQIIQLFKSSPTTLTTATTEARDFLQRIKIGVWLNCDVRQARNYLFHKRFFALLNLGFEYWTPGGGAITQSEKDYLHGYVRYLISIAGNEDTLLETEQLYHDRQEQWRTKEVAITKSFESFRKWAIVEAGFYDTFILPGNTVRREAKSISFANMSEAEFFQVYKAVFNVLWNTILFKKFRNYQEADNVAMQLLEFAA, from the coding sequence ATGGCACAGATTATACAACTTTTTAAATCTTCACCGACGACACTGACCACGGCCACCACCGAGGCCAGAGACTTTTTGCAGCGCATCAAAATTGGTGTGTGGCTTAACTGCGACGTCAGGCAAGCCCGAAACTATCTCTTTCACAAACGCTTCTTTGCTCTGCTGAATCTTGGGTTCGAATACTGGACACCGGGCGGTGGTGCGATAACCCAATCCGAAAAAGATTATCTGCATGGTTACGTGAGGTATCTGATTTCCATTGCTGGTAACGAAGATACCCTCCTGGAAACGGAACAGCTATACCACGATAGACAGGAGCAATGGCGCACAAAAGAAGTCGCGATCACCAAATCTTTTGAATCCTTCAGAAAATGGGCCATCGTTGAGGCTGGTTTTTACGATACGTTTATCCTGCCAGGTAACACCGTTCGCCGTGAGGCTAAATCAATCTCTTTTGCCAACATGAGCGAAGCTGAATTTTTTCAGGTTTACAAAGCTGTTTTCAACGTTCTTTGGAACACAATCCTCTTTAAAAAATTTCGCAATTACCAGGAAGCAGACAATGTGGCCATGCAGCTACTGGAGTTTGCCGCGTGA
- a CDS encoding phage N-6-adenine-methyltransferase has protein sequence MNQNPYCKALEALRNRQSHKLKEVGDQWRTPDAIWWGINARFGPFSLDLFADDHNTKCDNYYTAEDNAMAQDWSARLGVLGGAAYANPPYSRAQQFEGEYITGMVPIMQHAAAMREQGGRYVFFIKSATSESWWPENADHIAFVRGRISFDLPDWYIPAEGEQSESSAGFGMAIAIFDKAWAGPATSYISREELETTGRMILTQIQRSAMKLVGVAG, from the coding sequence GTGAACCAGAATCCATACTGCAAAGCACTTGAAGCACTGCGTAACCGCCAGTCACACAAATTGAAAGAAGTCGGTGACCAGTGGCGCACACCCGACGCAATCTGGTGGGGCATAAACGCCAGGTTTGGCCCGTTTTCACTTGACCTGTTTGCCGACGACCACAACACCAAATGTGATAACTATTACACCGCCGAAGATAATGCGATGGCGCAGGACTGGTCCGCTCGCCTCGGAGTCCTCGGTGGTGCCGCGTACGCTAACCCGCCATACAGCCGTGCTCAACAATTCGAAGGTGAGTACATCACCGGAATGGTGCCGATCATGCAGCATGCCGCAGCGATGCGGGAACAGGGCGGGAGGTATGTCTTTTTCATCAAGTCTGCGACAAGCGAAAGCTGGTGGCCTGAGAATGCAGATCACATCGCCTTCGTTCGAGGGCGTATCAGCTTTGACCTTCCTGACTGGTATATCCCCGCTGAAGGTGAACAGTCGGAATCCTCTGCCGGTTTCGGTATGGCGATCGCGATATTCGATAAAGCATGGGCTGGCCCGGCGACGAGCTACATCAGTCGCGAAGAACTTGAAACCACAGGCCGCATGATCCTGACTCAAATACAGCGATCAGCGATGAAGTTAGTCGGGGTAGCTGGATGA